CGCCAGTACCAAGTCCGTAGCCAAACCAAGGTTCGTACAGCCATGCGCGTAAAAGATAATACCACTGGGCAATCCGCCAGTTAAAACTGTTGTAGTCGGAAAACGACATAACGATCGCCCGCGAAACGTCGATATCTGGGTTCAGCAGTGGTGTATTGGCAATTCCATCCAGGCGGCTGCGTCCGTAATCCGTACTGGCAAATAGAACTATAACCAACAGCAGTAACATGATGCCACCAAGGGCATTATAAAATTTCAACCTGGGGGCGATCGCAATTCCTAGAGCCGTCACGAGCATGACTAAACCAAAAATTGCCCCAGTACCGACGTAGAGATTTGCCATTAAAAATAAGAGAATCAACCACATCCAGCGTGGTTTGCTTCCCCGTAACAGTTGCCAGAAAGCCAAACAAATAAAAAGTAGTAAATAAAGTACGAAATTATTCGGATGGGCAAACGTGCTGTTGATCCGCGTGCCTGAGACCACCTCCGCTGGCACAAACTGACTAACAATCGCTGGCTTTTTCAATGCCAGGATAGATGGTAGCAAGAAATTAGCATATTTCTGCAACATGCCGACAATTATTGGGGGAATTAACGAGAAAAATAGCAGCGCGATAATCTTTTGCGGCGCAACTCTATCTTTCATTTGCATGACTAATAGATAGACCATTGCCCACGAGAATAAGCGCGTCCACTCTCTGACGTTATCTGCTAGGTAGGGCGAGGCATCGAGTCCCAAGCCTCCCAAGATGCAGAGCACGGGCCACAAACCTTGCAGCATCACCCACGCCAACAAAAACCACCAAAACCAATCTGTCTGTATGGTGCGTCGTTCTAAAAACGCAGCGGCGACGTAGAGTAATGTTAAAGCCGCTAGTCCTAGCGCAAATAACGCCGGAATTTGCTGCGCCGAGAAGATATCCAGCGAACTGCGAAGAATTAACAGGGCGATCGCCGTGCGTTCAAAATCAGCAAAGAAGTTGATAATAATCGCAAAAGCGATCGCCCCAGCAAATAGATAAACAGGCTGAGCAGCTACCAGGATGCCCGCAGCTAGCCCTACCAAGACACCCGCCACTCCGATCCAAAAAGAGACCTGTGAAGCAGGCAGGTAGCTGGTGGCTAACCTTCTGATTTCATTTCTCACGTTCATAACACCTGGTTTTAGCAGCTAGTTCTAGGAAACATTAGTCAGAGTCTTGTAGCTTTGGAAAGCATAACGGTAGTACTTGTCAATTTGAGGATCGATCCCATTGACGGCAACTCCCAAGATCTCGACTCGTTTCGCCCTGAGTTCTGCCACTGCTTGCGTGAAGATATCCCTTTGCGTAAAGCTCGGACGGGCAACTAGGAGTAGTTTTTCGCCGTTGCCGCACAAGCTCACGGCATCGACGCAACTCGTCACGGGGGGAGTATCTATGACGATCAGGTCGTATTGACTCGCAGCAGCGGCGATAACTTGCTGAATCTGCCTGGATTCAAATAATTCCGAAGGATGGCTGCGAGGTCTGCCACTGCATAGAACTTTTAATTTGTCAATACCCGTAGTTTGAACGGCTTCTGCCAAAGCTAGCTTACCCTGTGCCACTTCTGCAAGACCTGGTTTGGCAGCAAGTTTAAAAAGTTTGTGTTGTGTCGGACAACGTAAGTCGGCATCAATGAGTAAGGTGCGGCGCGATAGGGTGGCGGCGACTGCGGCAAGGTAGGAAGACACTAAAGATTTGCCTTCACCAGACAGAGCGCTACTGACGACGATAACTTTAATATCCTCGTTGGCAGCAAATTCTGAGGATCTCAGCAGGCTGCGATAGGATTCTAGAATCGCTGGCTCTTGCATCAAAGCATCAGCGTATTCTTTGCCCCTGACTTCTGGTGAGATCACAGGCAGCACCCCCATGATGGGAACTTCGACTAGACTGCTTGCTTCTGTAGCATTGCGTAGCGTGCCGTCGAGTCCTTCTTGTAACAGCACAGTCCCGAGGGCTAGCGTACCTCCAGCGACGGTGGCAAGTACCAAAACGATCGCGGGATTGGGCCAAGTCGGTAATCTGGGCGGCTCGGCAAGGTCAACCGGACGCAGGTTGCTGACTTTTTGCGCTTCGGCAATCCGTGCTTCTTCTAACTTGCGCTGCAAAAACTCTAAGGAGGTGACTGCTTCTTGGCGTTGCCGTACCAAGGCGGCTAATCCTTGTTCGCGGATTGGCAGTTGGTTGAGGCGTTCTTGCAGGGTAGCGCGATCGCGACGAATTGCTGCAAGTCTACCTTCTAATGCTGAAGCCTCAACCTCTCCAGTAATTAATTGCGTGGCAAGATCTTGGCTTAACTTGTCAGTAGCGGCGTTGGGAGTGCTAGCCGCTGGGTTGCCTGTTTCGCTACCGATTTTTTGCTGATAGAGGGCGCGGGCTGCATCCCGTTCTTCGATTAAATTCAGCAGTGGTGGGCTGTCGGCTTTATATTTCGATTGAGCGCTAGCAACTTTTGCCTCCAACTCTACTAATTGCGTGCGTAGTGCTTGCAGTTGCTCGTTCTGCCCGCTGCGGACGGTGGCATAGGTATTTTTTAAGGTGCTGCTATCTGTCACCTGTTCTAGCGAACTATTGCGTGCCTTAACTTCTTGCAGTTG
This window of the Chroococcidiopsis thermalis PCC 7203 genome carries:
- a CDS encoding O-antigen ligase family protein, producing MNVRNEIRRLATSYLPASQVSFWIGVAGVLVGLAAGILVAAQPVYLFAGAIAFAIIINFFADFERTAIALLILRSSLDIFSAQQIPALFALGLAALTLLYVAAAFLERRTIQTDWFWWFLLAWVMLQGLWPVLCILGGLGLDASPYLADNVREWTRLFSWAMVYLLVMQMKDRVAPQKIIALLFFSLIPPIIVGMLQKYANFLLPSILALKKPAIVSQFVPAEVVSGTRINSTFAHPNNFVLYLLLFICLAFWQLLRGSKPRWMWLILLFLMANLYVGTGAIFGLVMLVTALGIAIAPRLKFYNALGGIMLLLLVIVLFASTDYGRSRLDGIANTPLLNPDIDVSRAIVMSFSDYNSFNWRIAQWYYLLRAWLYEPWFGYGLGTGVYLSPYNLVPHNDYIRALVEGGIIGLVTFVALLVAQAIRLLQLLRQAPKGSDRWNFCWSLLALLIATSLGMATDNVWSGTAFYFYWWTVMGIAGWNWQERKDRGAGDRAMLLTMETAIEVKN
- a CDS encoding GumC family protein, with translation MEQKYALLPTIFYRRRLPALATFISVMLGALVYLIFAPRTYEAEARLMLDGKQLSLAGETGRDLTQESARLDSNPVATQAELALSQKVLRQAIYEAYTANNRNSNAEPPTVEELRKQLKVKTVPATSILEIKYSNKDPLIAAKLLNALTEAMINEDTAVIRREAGSARQFLAVEVPKKRAQLAQVEATLSQYKQSQGIVSIADDQGRDNAQTTSIVESLAQIEEQERTTLAQLQEVKARNSSLEQVTDSSTLKNTYATVRSGQNEQLQALRTQLVELEAKVASAQSKYKADSPPLLNLIEERDAARALYQQKIGSETGNPAASTPNAATDKLSQDLATQLITGEVEASALEGRLAAIRRDRATLQERLNQLPIREQGLAALVRQRQEAVTSLEFLQRKLEEARIAEAQKVSNLRPVDLAEPPRLPTWPNPAIVLVLATVAGGTLALGTVLLQEGLDGTLRNATEASSLVEVPIMGVLPVISPEVRGKEYADALMQEPAILESYRSLLRSSEFAANEDIKVIVVSSALSGEGKSLVSSYLAAVAATLSRRTLLIDADLRCPTQHKLFKLAAKPGLAEVAQGKLALAEAVQTTGIDKLKVLCSGRPRSHPSELFESRQIQQVIAAAASQYDLIVIDTPPVTSCVDAVSLCGNGEKLLLVARPSFTQRDIFTQAVAELRAKRVEILGVAVNGIDPQIDKYYRYAFQSYKTLTNVS